The Manihot esculenta cultivar AM560-2 chromosome 11, M.esculenta_v8, whole genome shotgun sequence genome includes a region encoding these proteins:
- the LOC110626013 gene encoding lysM domain receptor-like kinase 3, with translation MHTRMLSTNCCFFPLIWFLSLQILSVYSYSTQPMNCTDTTRLCTSFLAFKPQENQSLAVIQSMFDVLPQDVTVEGNDHGYIFIKKNCSCLSTPKVYASNTTYTMKSSEGYAYDIVIDAYDGLGFLPNTTRLAKVGAVISLRLFCGCSNGLWNYLMSYVMGEGDTVESLSSRFGVSMDSIEAVNGIGNPDNITVGALYYIPLNSVPGEPYPVENDIPSSPTPVPEPSSFDSFSGNPPNQKKHIPYGWIIGGLGIGLALIVFCIVICICLKSSSCSSKPLGEHAKDPDGKSSHKFHILRKSSFCCASRRYMSGKSGDWKQTNGESSSHQITIPKALGTDMLDVEKPVVFTYEEIIFATDGFSDSSLIGHGTYGSVYYGLLRDQEVAVKRMTATKSKEFMSEMKVLCKVHHTNLVELIGYAASDDELFLIYEYAQKGSLKNHLHDPQNKGNTSLSWIMRVQVALDAARGLEYIHEHTKTHYVHRDIKTSNILLDGSFRAKISDFGLAKLVGKIGEGEATTTKVVGTFGYLAPEYLSDGLATAKSDVYAFGVVLFEIVSGKEARIQTEGAVAKNPERRSLASIMLAALRSSPDSMSMSSLKDHIDPNMMDLYPHDCVFKLAMLAKQCVDEDPILRPDMKQVVISLSQILLSSIEWEATLAGNSQVFSGLVQGR, from the exons ATGCATACACGAATGTTAAGTACAAACTGCTGTTTCTTTCCACTAATATGGTTTCTTTCTCTTCAAATCCTCTCTGTATATTCATATTCCACACAACCCATGAACTGTACGGACACCACACGCTTATGCACATCATTTTTGGCCTTTAAACCCCAAGAGAACCAGAGTTTAGCTGTGATCCAAagcatgttcgatgtgttaccCCAAGATGTAACCGTAGAAGGCAATGATCACGGCTACATATTCATCAAGAAGAATTGCTCATGCTTATCCACCCCCAAAGTTTATGCCTCTAACACTACATATACAATGAAATCCAGTGAGGGTTATGCTTATGACATTGTGATCGATGCTTATGATGGGCTTGGTTTCCTGCCCAATACTACTAGATTAGCCAAGGTTGGTGCAGTGATTTCATTGAGGTTGTTCTGTGGGTGCTCAAATGGGTTGTGGAATTACTTGATGAGTTATGTGATGGGGGAAGGAGACACTGTGGAGTCCCTGTCAAGTCGATTTGGGGTCAGTATGGATAGTATTGAGGCAGTTAATGGGATAGGGAATCCAGACAATATTACTGTTGGTGCTCTGTATTATATTCCCTTGAATTCAG TTCCTGGTGAGCCTTATCCTGTGGAGAATGACATTCCTTCTAGTCCCACTCCTGTTCCTGAACCTTCTTCTTTTGACAGTTTCTCAG GAAATCCACCAAATCAGAAGAAACACATACCATATGGATGGATCATAGGTGGTCTTGGGATTGGTCTTGCACTGATTGTATTTTGTATAGTTATTTGTATATGTTTGAAGTCCTCTAGCTGCTCTTCAAAACCTCTAGGAGAACATGCTAAAGACCCTGATGGCAAGAGTTCTCATAAGTTTCATATTCTTCGCAAGTCAAGTTTCTGTTGTGCTTCACGGAGGTATATGTCTGGCAAATCTGGAGACTGGAAACAAACAAATGGAGAATCTAGCAGCCACCAGATTACTATACCTAAAG CTCTAGGAACTGATATGCTTGATGTAGAGAAGCCTGTGGTTTTCACATATgaagaaattatttttgcaaCTGATGGGTTCTCTGATTCAAGTCTTATTGGGCATGGAACATATGGTTCTGTATATTATGGCCTTCTTCGTGACCAG gaGGTTGCAGTTAAGAGAATGACTGCTACAAAATCTAAAGAATTTATGTCAGAGATGAAAGTATTGTGCAAGGTCCACCATACAAATCTG GTAGAATTGATTGGCTACGCAGCCAGTGATGATGAGCTCTTCCTAATTTATGAGTATGCGCAAAAGGGTTCACTAAAAAACCATTTGCACGATCCTCAGAATAAGG GCAATACATCACTTTCATGGATCATGAGGGTTCAGGTTGCACTTGATGCTGCTAGAGGCCTCGAATACATTCATGAGCACACTAAAACACACTATGTTCACCGGGATATCAAGACAAGCAACATCTTACTTGATGGTTCCTTCAGGGCTAAG ATTTCAGATTTTGGATTGGCAAAACTTGTTGGAAAAATAGGTGAGGGAGAAGCTACAACAACAAAAGTTGTTGGAACATTTGGTTATCTGGCTCCAGA ATATTTGAGTGATGGTCTTGCTACAGCCAAAAGTGACGTGTATGCATTTGGTGTGGTTCTTTTTGAGATAGTATCTGGGAAGGAAGCCAGAATACAAACTGAAGGTGCAGTGGCAAAAAATCCTGAAAGACGTTCACTGGCATCCATT ATGCTAGCAGCTCTTCGGAGCTCACCTGACTCCATGAGCATGTCAAGCTTGAAAGATCACATTGATCCTAACATGATGGATTTATATCCCCATGATTGTGTTTTCAAG TTGGCCATGCTTGCGAAACAATGCGTGGATGAGGATCCCATCCTACGACCTGACATGAAGCAAGTTGTGATTTCACTGTCGCAGATCCTTTTATCCTCCATTGAGTGGGAAGCAACTCTTGCCGGCAACAGCCAAGTATTCAGCGGCCTTGTCCAAGGAAGATAG
- the LOC110626015 gene encoding clavaminate synthase-like protein At3g21360 → MANHFKEIEVPQQRHFNYVPFPSVLAPNSSLSFPSSVSSLILSIKTEKPYLESLLHKSGAILFRGFPVNTASDFNDVVEAFGFEELPYVGGAAPRTNVVGRVFTANESPPDQKIPFHHEMAQVPEFPSKLFFFCEVEPRSGGETPIVLSHIIYERMKEKYPDFVERLEEHGLIYNRVLGEDDDPSSPIGRGWKSTFLTKDKSVAEERAAKLGMELEWLEDGVKTIMGPIPAVKYDKSRNRKIWFNSMVAAYTGWEDARNDPKKAVTFGDGKPLPGDIIYDCLKILDDESVAIPWQKGDVLLIDNWAVLHARKSFDAPRRVLASLCK, encoded by the exons ATGGCAAACCATTTCAAGGAAATTGAAGTCCCTCAGCAAAGACACTTCAATTACGTTCCTTTCCCCTCTGTTCTCGCTCCAAACTCTTCTCTTTCCTTTCCTTCCTCtgtttcttctcttattctctccATAAAAACCGAGAAACCATACCTCGAGTCTTTGCTTCACAAAAGTGGAGCGATTCTCTTCAGAGGCTTCCCCGTAAACACAGCTTCTGACTTCAACGACGTCGTCGAGGCTTTTGGGTTCGAGGAGTTGCCTTACGTCGGCGGGGCCGCCCCTAGGACTAACGTTGTTGGACGGGTCTTCACAGCTAATGAGTCCCCACCTGATCAGAAGATTCCCTTCCACCATGAGATGGCACAG GTTCCGGAGTTTCCATCGAAATTGTTCTTCTTTTGTGAAGTGGAACCAAGGAGTGGAGGAGAAACTCCTATAGTTCTTAGCCATATTATCTACGAGAGAATGAAAGAGAAGTACCCAGATTTCGTTGAACGATTGGAGGAGCATGGTTTAATTTATAATCGAGTACTGGGTGAAGATGATGATCCTTCATCCCCAATTGGCCGCGGATGGAAGTCGACGTTTTTGACCAAAGACAAGAGTGTGGCCGAGGAAAg GGCAGCTAAGCTAGGAATGGAGTTGGAATGGTTGGAAGATGGAGTGAAAACGATAATGGGTCCAATCCCGGCTGTCAAATATGACAAGTCGAGAAATCGCAAGATTTGGTTCAATAGCATGGTGGCTGCCTACACAGGTTGGGAAGACGCGAGAAATGATCCTAAGAAGGCAGTCACATTTGGGGATGGTAAACCATTACCAGGTGATATAATCTATGACTGCTTGAAAATTCTTGACGATGAAAGTGTCGCCATTCCATGGCAGAAAGGTGATGTCTTGCTGATAGATAACTGGGCTGTTCTTCATGCCCGTAAATCTTTCGATGCGCCTCGTCGAGTGCTGGCTTCTCTTTGCAAGTAG
- the LOC110627149 gene encoding nuclear poly(A) polymerase 4 isoform X2 — MVSSKGLNLSPPPKQYGVTKPISMSGPMDADIQRSRELEKFLSDQGLYESKEEAAKREEVLGRIGQIVKDWVKQLTRLRGYTDQMIEDANAVIFTFGSYRLGVHGPGADIDTLCVGPSYINREEDFFFVLHNILSEMEEVTELQPVPDAHVPVMKFKFDGISIDLLYASISLLVVPDDLDISDVSVLYDVDEPTVRSLNGCRVADQILKLVPNVEHFRTTLRCLKLWAKRRGVYSNVTGFLGGVNWALLVARVCQLYPNAIPSMLVSRFFRVYTQWRWPNPVMLCPIEEDELGFSVWDPRKNPRDRTHHMPIITPAYPCMNSSYNVSTSTLRVMMEQFEYGNKVCEEIELSKAQWGTLFEPYFFFESYKNYLQVDIVAADIDDLRSWKGWVESRLRQLTLMIERDTFGKLQCHPYPHEYVDISKPCAHCAFFMGLQRKQGEIIQEGQQFDIRGTVDEFRHSINMYMFWKPGMEIYVSHVRRKQIPSYVFPDGYRRPRHPRVQSQQQSDKPCCEDGGACRIGSGERCLKRKKDPDAVDVKNDMPEKRRSISPQRRDSISPEIISHKFGGTSPCLAFAEGSETCEVDTKRFCPDDVEGGCTSNSSVITFLSSEVGSCKDIGNESVAGSSKGNNGSAYGSVEGSNNLRSSQSDSGDAGSVCRLENVCGDGNGVCQDGLREELEVKPNAAVGMLLKSVGGVEAEAVQKPVLRLSLTSTA, encoded by the exons ATGGTGAGTTCGAAGGGATTGAATTTATCCCCGCCACCGAAGCAGTACGGCGTAACGAAGCCGATATCGATGTCGGGGCCAATGGATGCTGATATCCAAAGGAGCCGCGAATTGGAGAag TTCTTGAGTGATCAGGGACTTTATGAGAGCAAAGAGGAAGCCGCAAAGAGAGAGGAGGTTCTGGGTCGGATTGGACAG ATTGTAAAAGATTGGGTGAAGCAGCTTACTCGCTTGAGGGGGTACACAGATCAAATGATAGAGGATGCCAAtgctgtcattttcacttttggCTCTTATCGGCTTGGG GTACACGGTCCTGGGGCTGACATAGACACATTATGTGTTGGACCCTCTTACATCAATAGAGAG GAAGACTTCTTCTTTGTATTGCACAACATTTTGTCGGAAATGGAAGAAGTTACAGAGCTGCAACCAGTTCCAGATGCTCATGTCCCTGTGATGAAATTCAAGTTTGATGGAATATCTATTGATCTTCTTTATGCAAGTATTTCTCTTTTGGTGGTACCGGAT GACTTGGACATCTCGGACGTTTCTGTGCTGTATGATGTTGACGAGCCTACTGTTCGAAGTCTCAATGGCTGCAGGGTTGCTGATCAAATTCTTAAGCTTGTTCCTAATGTGGAG CATTTTCGCACAACACTCCGGTGTTTGAAGTTGTGGGCTAAAAGACGTGGTGTTTATTCCAAT GTTACTGGGTTTCTGGGTGGTGTGAACTGGGCTCTCCTTGTGGCTCGAGTATGCCAACTTTATCCTAATGCAATTCCCAGTATGCTTGTATCTAGATTTTTCAGGGTCTATACACAGTGGCGCTGGCCAAACCCAGTTATGCTCTGCCCAATTGAAGAGGATGAACTTGGATTTTCTGTTTGGGACCCCCGTAAAAATCCTCGTGACCGAACTCATCATATGCCAATAATAACACCTGCCTATCCATGCATGAATTCAAGCTACAATGTGTCAACAAGTACACTACGGGTCATGATGGAGCAGTTCGAGTATGGTAACAAGGTCTGTGAG GAGATAGAGCTAAGTAAAGCTCAATGGGGTACCCTGTTTGAACCATACTTTTTCTTTGAAAGCTACAAGAACTATCTCCAGGTTGACATAGTCGCAGCTGATATTGATGACTTGCGTTCTTGGAAAGGTTGGGTGGAATCCCGTTTGAGACAGTTGACTCTAATG ATTGAGCGAGACACATTTGGGAAGTTGCAATGTCATCCATACCCTCATGAGTATGTGGATATCTCCAAACCCTGTGCCCATTGTGCTTTTTTTATGGGCTTGCAGAGGAAACAGGGGGAGATAATTCAGGAAGGGCAGCAATTTGATATCCGAGGAACAGTAGATGAATTTAGGCATTCTATAAACATGTATATGTTTTGGAAACCAGGAATGGAAATTTATGTCTCTCATGTTCGTAGGAAGCAGATCCCTTCTTATGTTTTCCCGGATGGTTATAGACGTCCTCGACATCCTAGAGTCCAATCACAGCAACAGTCTGATAAGCCATGCTGTGAAGATGGTGGTGCTTGTCGCATTGGCTCTGGAGAGAGATGCCTTAAGAGGAAAAAAGATCCTGATGCAGTGGATGTGAAAAATGATATGCCAGAGAAACGGCGTTCTATTAGTCCCCAGAGGCGGGATTCAATTTCTCCTGAAATTATCAGTCACAAGTTTGGTGGTACTTCGCCATGCTTGGCATTTGCCGAAGGGAGTGAAACGTGTGAAGTTGATACGAAGAGATTTTGCCCTGATGATGTTGAAGGGGGATGTACATCAAATTCCAGTGTAATCACCTTCCTTTCGAGTGAGGTTGGTTCATGCAAGGATATTGGAAATGAATCAGTAGCAGGTAGCAGCAAGGGGAACAATGGAAGTGCTTATGGGAGTGTCGAAGGAAGTAATAACCTGAGATCTTCTCAAAGTGATTCTGGTGATGCAGGTTCTGTATGTCGATTGGAAAATGTGTGTGGAGATGGCAATGGAGTATGTCAAGATGGATTGCGCGAAGAGTTGGAG GTGAAGCCAAATGCTGCGGTTGGGATGTTACTAAAATCCGTGGGTGGAGTTGAGGCGGAAGCTGTGCAGAAACCAGTGTTAAG GTTAAGCTTGACATCGACGGCGTGA
- the LOC110627149 gene encoding nuclear poly(A) polymerase 4 isoform X3 gives MEEVTELQPVPDAHVPVMKFKFDGISIDLLYASISLLVVPDDLDISDVSVLYDVDEPTVRSLNGCRVADQILKLVPNVEHFRTTLRCLKLWAKRRGVYSNVTGFLGGVNWALLVARVCQLYPNAIPSMLVSRFFRVYTQWRWPNPVMLCPIEEDELGFSVWDPRKNPRDRTHHMPIITPAYPCMNSSYNVSTSTLRVMMEQFEYGNKVCEEIELSKAQWGTLFEPYFFFESYKNYLQVDIVAADIDDLRSWKGWVESRLRQLTLMIERDTFGKLQCHPYPHEYVDISKPCAHCAFFMGLQRKQGEIIQEGQQFDIRGTVDEFRHSINMYMFWKPGMEIYVSHVRRKQIPSYVFPDGYRRPRHPRVQSQQQSDKPCCEDGGACRIGSGERCLKRKKDPDAVDVKNDMPEKRRSISPQRRDSISPEIISHKFGGTSPCLAFAEGSETCEVDTKRFCPDDVEGGCTSNSSVITFLSSEVGSCKDIGNESVAGSSKGNNGSAYGSVEGSNNLRSSQSDSGDAGSVCRLENVCGDGNGVCQDGLREELEVKPNAAVGMLLKSVGGVEAEAVQKPVLSRLSLTSTA, from the exons ATGGAAGAAGTTACAGAGCTGCAACCAGTTCCAGATGCTCATGTCCCTGTGATGAAATTCAAGTTTGATGGAATATCTATTGATCTTCTTTATGCAAGTATTTCTCTTTTGGTGGTACCGGAT GACTTGGACATCTCGGACGTTTCTGTGCTGTATGATGTTGACGAGCCTACTGTTCGAAGTCTCAATGGCTGCAGGGTTGCTGATCAAATTCTTAAGCTTGTTCCTAATGTGGAG CATTTTCGCACAACACTCCGGTGTTTGAAGTTGTGGGCTAAAAGACGTGGTGTTTATTCCAAT GTTACTGGGTTTCTGGGTGGTGTGAACTGGGCTCTCCTTGTGGCTCGAGTATGCCAACTTTATCCTAATGCAATTCCCAGTATGCTTGTATCTAGATTTTTCAGGGTCTATACACAGTGGCGCTGGCCAAACCCAGTTATGCTCTGCCCAATTGAAGAGGATGAACTTGGATTTTCTGTTTGGGACCCCCGTAAAAATCCTCGTGACCGAACTCATCATATGCCAATAATAACACCTGCCTATCCATGCATGAATTCAAGCTACAATGTGTCAACAAGTACACTACGGGTCATGATGGAGCAGTTCGAGTATGGTAACAAGGTCTGTGAG GAGATAGAGCTAAGTAAAGCTCAATGGGGTACCCTGTTTGAACCATACTTTTTCTTTGAAAGCTACAAGAACTATCTCCAGGTTGACATAGTCGCAGCTGATATTGATGACTTGCGTTCTTGGAAAGGTTGGGTGGAATCCCGTTTGAGACAGTTGACTCTAATG ATTGAGCGAGACACATTTGGGAAGTTGCAATGTCATCCATACCCTCATGAGTATGTGGATATCTCCAAACCCTGTGCCCATTGTGCTTTTTTTATGGGCTTGCAGAGGAAACAGGGGGAGATAATTCAGGAAGGGCAGCAATTTGATATCCGAGGAACAGTAGATGAATTTAGGCATTCTATAAACATGTATATGTTTTGGAAACCAGGAATGGAAATTTATGTCTCTCATGTTCGTAGGAAGCAGATCCCTTCTTATGTTTTCCCGGATGGTTATAGACGTCCTCGACATCCTAGAGTCCAATCACAGCAACAGTCTGATAAGCCATGCTGTGAAGATGGTGGTGCTTGTCGCATTGGCTCTGGAGAGAGATGCCTTAAGAGGAAAAAAGATCCTGATGCAGTGGATGTGAAAAATGATATGCCAGAGAAACGGCGTTCTATTAGTCCCCAGAGGCGGGATTCAATTTCTCCTGAAATTATCAGTCACAAGTTTGGTGGTACTTCGCCATGCTTGGCATTTGCCGAAGGGAGTGAAACGTGTGAAGTTGATACGAAGAGATTTTGCCCTGATGATGTTGAAGGGGGATGTACATCAAATTCCAGTGTAATCACCTTCCTTTCGAGTGAGGTTGGTTCATGCAAGGATATTGGAAATGAATCAGTAGCAGGTAGCAGCAAGGGGAACAATGGAAGTGCTTATGGGAGTGTCGAAGGAAGTAATAACCTGAGATCTTCTCAAAGTGATTCTGGTGATGCAGGTTCTGTATGTCGATTGGAAAATGTGTGTGGAGATGGCAATGGAGTATGTCAAGATGGATTGCGCGAAGAGTTGGAG GTGAAGCCAAATGCTGCGGTTGGGATGTTACTAAAATCCGTGGGTGGAGTTGAGGCGGAAGCTGTGCAGAAACCAGTGTTAAG CAGGTTAAGCTTGACATCGACGGCGTGA
- the LOC110627149 gene encoding nuclear poly(A) polymerase 4 isoform X1 yields MVSSKGLNLSPPPKQYGVTKPISMSGPMDADIQRSRELEKFLSDQGLYESKEEAAKREEVLGRIGQIVKDWVKQLTRLRGYTDQMIEDANAVIFTFGSYRLGVHGPGADIDTLCVGPSYINREEDFFFVLHNILSEMEEVTELQPVPDAHVPVMKFKFDGISIDLLYASISLLVVPDDLDISDVSVLYDVDEPTVRSLNGCRVADQILKLVPNVEHFRTTLRCLKLWAKRRGVYSNVTGFLGGVNWALLVARVCQLYPNAIPSMLVSRFFRVYTQWRWPNPVMLCPIEEDELGFSVWDPRKNPRDRTHHMPIITPAYPCMNSSYNVSTSTLRVMMEQFEYGNKVCEEIELSKAQWGTLFEPYFFFESYKNYLQVDIVAADIDDLRSWKGWVESRLRQLTLMIERDTFGKLQCHPYPHEYVDISKPCAHCAFFMGLQRKQGEIIQEGQQFDIRGTVDEFRHSINMYMFWKPGMEIYVSHVRRKQIPSYVFPDGYRRPRHPRVQSQQQSDKPCCEDGGACRIGSGERCLKRKKDPDAVDVKNDMPEKRRSISPQRRDSISPEIISHKFGGTSPCLAFAEGSETCEVDTKRFCPDDVEGGCTSNSSVITFLSSEVGSCKDIGNESVAGSSKGNNGSAYGSVEGSNNLRSSQSDSGDAGSVCRLENVCGDGNGVCQDGLREELEVKPNAAVGMLLKSVGGVEAEAVQKPVLSRLSLTSTA; encoded by the exons ATGGTGAGTTCGAAGGGATTGAATTTATCCCCGCCACCGAAGCAGTACGGCGTAACGAAGCCGATATCGATGTCGGGGCCAATGGATGCTGATATCCAAAGGAGCCGCGAATTGGAGAag TTCTTGAGTGATCAGGGACTTTATGAGAGCAAAGAGGAAGCCGCAAAGAGAGAGGAGGTTCTGGGTCGGATTGGACAG ATTGTAAAAGATTGGGTGAAGCAGCTTACTCGCTTGAGGGGGTACACAGATCAAATGATAGAGGATGCCAAtgctgtcattttcacttttggCTCTTATCGGCTTGGG GTACACGGTCCTGGGGCTGACATAGACACATTATGTGTTGGACCCTCTTACATCAATAGAGAG GAAGACTTCTTCTTTGTATTGCACAACATTTTGTCGGAAATGGAAGAAGTTACAGAGCTGCAACCAGTTCCAGATGCTCATGTCCCTGTGATGAAATTCAAGTTTGATGGAATATCTATTGATCTTCTTTATGCAAGTATTTCTCTTTTGGTGGTACCGGAT GACTTGGACATCTCGGACGTTTCTGTGCTGTATGATGTTGACGAGCCTACTGTTCGAAGTCTCAATGGCTGCAGGGTTGCTGATCAAATTCTTAAGCTTGTTCCTAATGTGGAG CATTTTCGCACAACACTCCGGTGTTTGAAGTTGTGGGCTAAAAGACGTGGTGTTTATTCCAAT GTTACTGGGTTTCTGGGTGGTGTGAACTGGGCTCTCCTTGTGGCTCGAGTATGCCAACTTTATCCTAATGCAATTCCCAGTATGCTTGTATCTAGATTTTTCAGGGTCTATACACAGTGGCGCTGGCCAAACCCAGTTATGCTCTGCCCAATTGAAGAGGATGAACTTGGATTTTCTGTTTGGGACCCCCGTAAAAATCCTCGTGACCGAACTCATCATATGCCAATAATAACACCTGCCTATCCATGCATGAATTCAAGCTACAATGTGTCAACAAGTACACTACGGGTCATGATGGAGCAGTTCGAGTATGGTAACAAGGTCTGTGAG GAGATAGAGCTAAGTAAAGCTCAATGGGGTACCCTGTTTGAACCATACTTTTTCTTTGAAAGCTACAAGAACTATCTCCAGGTTGACATAGTCGCAGCTGATATTGATGACTTGCGTTCTTGGAAAGGTTGGGTGGAATCCCGTTTGAGACAGTTGACTCTAATG ATTGAGCGAGACACATTTGGGAAGTTGCAATGTCATCCATACCCTCATGAGTATGTGGATATCTCCAAACCCTGTGCCCATTGTGCTTTTTTTATGGGCTTGCAGAGGAAACAGGGGGAGATAATTCAGGAAGGGCAGCAATTTGATATCCGAGGAACAGTAGATGAATTTAGGCATTCTATAAACATGTATATGTTTTGGAAACCAGGAATGGAAATTTATGTCTCTCATGTTCGTAGGAAGCAGATCCCTTCTTATGTTTTCCCGGATGGTTATAGACGTCCTCGACATCCTAGAGTCCAATCACAGCAACAGTCTGATAAGCCATGCTGTGAAGATGGTGGTGCTTGTCGCATTGGCTCTGGAGAGAGATGCCTTAAGAGGAAAAAAGATCCTGATGCAGTGGATGTGAAAAATGATATGCCAGAGAAACGGCGTTCTATTAGTCCCCAGAGGCGGGATTCAATTTCTCCTGAAATTATCAGTCACAAGTTTGGTGGTACTTCGCCATGCTTGGCATTTGCCGAAGGGAGTGAAACGTGTGAAGTTGATACGAAGAGATTTTGCCCTGATGATGTTGAAGGGGGATGTACATCAAATTCCAGTGTAATCACCTTCCTTTCGAGTGAGGTTGGTTCATGCAAGGATATTGGAAATGAATCAGTAGCAGGTAGCAGCAAGGGGAACAATGGAAGTGCTTATGGGAGTGTCGAAGGAAGTAATAACCTGAGATCTTCTCAAAGTGATTCTGGTGATGCAGGTTCTGTATGTCGATTGGAAAATGTGTGTGGAGATGGCAATGGAGTATGTCAAGATGGATTGCGCGAAGAGTTGGAG GTGAAGCCAAATGCTGCGGTTGGGATGTTACTAAAATCCGTGGGTGGAGTTGAGGCGGAAGCTGTGCAGAAACCAGTGTTAAG CAGGTTAAGCTTGACATCGACGGCGTGA
- the LOC110626984 gene encoding auxin-responsive protein IAA26, whose amino-acid sequence MESCLKNGEACPQLLDLIPREREWLVKRADERSSEEKKLELRLGPPGEEWCLGETAKTADNRERDESLLSVGYSSNGNQQNHKFSSPENLQSGSVWFNQQVSQQAKATPFLQFASKTVPPPPPPPPPQSLPVMAKESSQPCCIKVAVDLQQSAEKKAFSPPAPANTAVPNSSQKRTAPGPVVGWPPIRSFRKNLGSSSSSKPASDSQNEGPSEKVVGEKPVETCKKGMFVKINMDGVPIGRKVDLQAYDSYEKLSTAVDELFRGLLTAQRDSSAGGIMSEQKEEKANIGILNRSGEYTLVYEDNEGDRMLVGDVPWQMFVSTVKRLRVLKSSEVSALSLGSNKQGKESMK is encoded by the exons ATGGAGAGTTGTTTAAAGAATGGTGAGGCATGTCCTCAGTTGCTGGATTTGATTCCAAGAGAAAGAGAATGGCTAGTTAAAAGAGCTGATGAAAGATCCTCAGAGGAGAAGAAGCTTGAGTTAAGGCTTGGCCCACCTGGTGAAGAATGGTGTCTTGGAGAAACCGCTAAAACTGCAGATAATAGAGAAAGAGATGAGTCTCTTCTCTCTGTTGGGTACTCCTCAAATGGAAACCAACAAAACCATAAGTTTTCTTCACCTGAGAACTTGCAGTCCGGTTCTGTATGGTTCAATCAACAAGTCTCACAACAAGCGAAGGCTACTCCATTTCTCCAGTTTGCATCAAAaacagtaccaccaccaccaccaccaccaccaccacagaGCTTGCCTGTAATGGCAAAGGAATCCTCACAGCCCTGTTGCATTAAAGTGGCTGTAGACTTGCAGCAGAGTGCAGAAAAGAAGGCGTTTTCACCGCCAGCTCCTGCAAATACAGCTGTGCCCAACAGCTCTCAGAAAAG AACTGCTCCTGGTCCAGTTGTGGGTTGGCCTCCAATTCGTTCATTCAGAAAGAATCTTGGAAGCAGCAGCTCTTCAAAACCTGCTTCTGATTCACAAAATGAAGGCCCAAGCGAGAAGGTTGTTGGTGAAAAACCAGTTGAAACTTGCAAAAAAGGGATGTTTGTTAAGATCAATATGGATGGTGTTCCCATTGGAAGAAAAGTAGATCTCCAAGCCTATGACAGCTATGAAAAGCTCTCCACTGCTGTTGATGAACTCTTCAGAGGCCTCCTAACAG CTCAAAGAGATTCCTCTGCTGGTGGAATCATGAGCGAGCAGAAGGAAGAGAAAGCGAATATTGGTATATTGAATAGAAGTGGGGAATATACGCTTGTTTATGAAGATAATGAAGGAGACAGGATGCTTGTTGGTGATGTCCCATGGCA AATGTTCGTGTCAACGGTGAAGAGGCTTCGTGTATTGAAAAGCTCTGAAGTTTCTGCGCTGAGCC TTGGAAGCAATAAGCAAGGCAAGGAATCCATGAAATGA